GGCGCATGATCTCCTCGATGAGCGGTGGGGAAACGGTACGGGCGCCGGGGGTGACCCCCGGCGCCCGCAGTGACGATCGCCTGGTCTACTCCTTGACCGGGATCGACTGGGCCTTCAGTGCGTCGATGGTCTTCTGCTGACCCGTCTTGAGCGCATCCAGCAGGGTTCCGTTGCCACCGAGGGCGGCGCCGAAGCCATCCGAGACGTCAGTGTACGTCTGCGTCATCGTCGGGCCCCAGGTGAAGTCGGGGTCCACCTCGCTGGAGGCCTGCTTGAACACGTCGTAGATCTTCTGACCGCCGTAGAACGGCTGGCCGGAGGTGAACGCGTCGAGGTCGGCGCCGGCCTTGGCCGCCGGGTAGAGGCCGCCGAGCTTGTTCTCCAGCGCCAGGGCCTCCGGGTCGGTGTTCAGCCACATGGCGAACTTCGCGGCCTCGTACGGGTGCTTCGACCCCTTGAGGACGGCGGTCGAGGAACCGCCCCAGTCGCCGGCCTTCTTGTCGCCCGCGGACCACTGCGGCATGGGGGCCACGGCCCACTTGCCGGCGGTGCTCGGCGCTCCGGTCTCGAGGGTGGAGGCGCCCCACACGGCGGAGACCCACGTCCACTGCTGTCCGTCGTCGAACGACTTGTTCCAGTCGTCCGAGAAGGAGGCCAGCTTGGACACCTGGCCGGCGTCGATGAGCTTCTGCCAGTAGTCGGCGACCTGCTTCGACTTGTCGTCGGTCAGGTTGACGGTCCACTTGTTGCCGTCGTTCTTGAACCACTCGCCGCCGGCCTGCCACACCATGCCCGCGAACCAGTTCACGTCGGT
This region of Leifsonia sp. fls2-241-R2A-40a genomic DNA includes:
- a CDS encoding extracellular solute-binding protein; this translates as MKARTRMVAAAVGLTAALALTACTGQGSSGSGTAAASGDCKPSSGKVNLTFTTWVPGMEKVVDLWNSKNPDIQVKFQTGPSGNAGTYQNFFNQIKAGNAPDLGQVEYDALPNFRVQDGLTNIASCKPVADAKNDFVDWTWNQVTFGEDNAVYAVPQDTGPIALFYRKDLFQAAGIPVPTTWDEYAKDAALIKAKGAYITNFPKTDVNWFAGMVWQAGGEWFKNDGNKWTVNLTDDKSKQVADYWQKLIDAGQVSKLASFSDDWNKSFDDGQQWTWVSAVWGASTLETGAPSTAGKWAVAPMPQWSAGDKKAGDWGGSSTAVLKGSKHPYEAAKFAMWLNTDPEALALENKLGGLYPAAKAGADLDAFTSGQPFYGGQKIYDVFKQASSEVDPDFTWGPTMTQTYTDVSDGFGAALGGNGTLLDALKTGQQKTIDALKAQSIPVKE